The following proteins come from a genomic window of Solwaraspora sp. WMMA2065:
- a CDS encoding DLW-39 family protein, producing the protein MVKKILIIAGVIGVAALIAKKVKETSDERALWHEATTAPDLR; encoded by the coding sequence AGATCCTCATCATCGCCGGCGTCATCGGCGTAGCCGCGCTGATCGCCAAGAAGGTCAAGGAGACCAGCGACGAGCGTGCCCTCTGGCACGAGGCGACCACCGCTCCTGATCTCCGCTGA